A single region of the Bacteroides luhongzhouii genome encodes:
- a CDS encoding nucleotidyltransferase domain-containing protein produces MYGLSNTVISDICSVFRKHANIEKVLIFGSRAKGTYSEGSDIDLAAIGNDISFDQLMDIHIQIEDLGLLYKVDVIDYNKNRNTPIGEHIERVGLPFYNKNDSCG; encoded by the coding sequence ATGTACGGACTAAGCAATACTGTCATATCGGATATTTGCAGTGTGTTTCGCAAACACGCTAACATAGAAAAAGTTCTAATCTTCGGTTCCAGAGCTAAAGGTACATATTCGGAAGGTTCCGATATAGATTTGGCTGCGATAGGTAATGATATTTCTTTTGACCAGCTAATGGACATTCATATTCAAATAGAAGATTTGGGATTATTATATAAAGTAGATGTTATTGATTACAATAAAAACAGGAACACTCCAATAGGTGAACATATAGAACGGGTAGGACTGCCTTTCTACAACAAGAATGATAGTTGCGGCTGA
- a CDS encoding DUF3874 domain-containing protein → MMEKVTKLFSMLRKVWRTGMKKETAFAGTETNGLKMNGPKKVEGGLSVPEEIQPEVVEKPESSALFLGADLPLSKPDSKKSGSACLTEQVNDFLRTRYDFRYNLLTEETEFRPLDDAGKAVGLFQPVSKRDLNTFCMEAHAKGISCWDKDVSRYIYSTRIAEYHPFRLYMDELPVWDGIDRVTPLALRVSDLPLWVRGFHTWLLGVAAQWSGKTGIHANSVAPILVSSEQGRLKSTFCKSLMPAALRHYYMDNLKLNSEGKAERLMAEMGLINLDEFDKYAAGKMPLLKNLMQMSSLHICKAYQKNYRDLPRVASFIGTSNRYDLLTDPTGSRRYLCVEVVKPIDCEGIEHEQLFAQLKAELEQGIPYWFNKEQERELQRHNVSFYHACPAEDVFNSCFRIALPEEECLHLSAAEIYKELKKMNSAALRGFNPNQFARVLTKMGVGRKHTEYGNVYSVIRR, encoded by the coding sequence ATGATGGAAAAAGTAACAAAATTGTTCTCTATGTTGAGGAAGGTGTGGAGAACTGGAATGAAAAAAGAGACTGCTTTTGCAGGAACGGAAACGAACGGGCTGAAAATGAACGGACCGAAAAAAGTAGAGGGAGGACTGTCTGTCCCGGAAGAGATACAGCCGGAAGTAGTGGAAAAGCCGGAATCTTCGGCATTATTTTTGGGGGCGGATTTGCCGCTATCTAAACCGGATAGTAAGAAAAGCGGCTCTGCCTGCTTGACGGAGCAGGTAAACGATTTTTTGCGTACACGGTATGATTTCCGTTATAATCTCTTGACGGAAGAAACGGAATTCCGGCCGTTGGATGATGCAGGTAAAGCAGTCGGGCTTTTTCAGCCGGTGAGCAAACGTGATTTGAACACCTTTTGTATGGAAGCTCATGCAAAGGGAATTAGTTGCTGGGATAAGGACGTGAGTCGCTATATTTATTCTACCCGTATTGCCGAATACCATCCTTTCCGGCTCTATATGGACGAATTGCCCGTTTGGGATGGCATTGATCGCGTCACTCCGTTGGCATTGCGCGTTTCCGACTTACCTCTGTGGGTACGCGGCTTTCATACGTGGCTTTTGGGAGTTGCCGCCCAATGGTCGGGAAAAACAGGGATTCATGCCAATAGTGTAGCTCCCATCCTCGTAAGTTCGGAACAGGGACGGTTGAAGTCTACTTTCTGCAAGTCGTTGATGCCTGCGGCTTTGCGGCACTACTATATGGATAATCTCAAACTGAATTCGGAGGGGAAGGCCGAGCGTCTTATGGCGGAAATGGGATTGATCAATCTTGATGAATTTGATAAATATGCTGCGGGTAAGATGCCCCTATTGAAAAATCTGATGCAGATGTCGAGCCTGCATATTTGTAAGGCATATCAGAAAAACTATCGTGACTTGCCGCGTGTCGCTTCATTTATAGGCACTTCCAATCGCTATGATTTGTTGACTGACCCTACGGGCAGCCGTCGTTATCTTTGCGTGGAAGTCGTAAAACCGATTGATTGCGAGGGCATAGAACATGAGCAACTTTTTGCCCAGCTGAAAGCTGAATTGGAACAGGGAATTCCTTATTGGTTCAATAAGGAACAGGAACGGGAATTGCAACGGCACAATGTGTCTTTTTATCATGCCTGCCCTGCTGAAGATGTTTTTAACAGCTGTTTTCGCATAGCTTTGCCGGAAGAAGAATGTTTACATTTATCCGCAGCGGAGATATATAAGGAATTGAAGAAAATGAATTCAGCCGCATTGAGAGGTTTTAATCCGAACCAGTTTGCACGAGTATTGACGAAGATGGGAGTGGGGCGGAAACATACGGAGTATGGAAATGTATATTCGGTGATACGCCGCTGA